The proteins below come from a single Metarhizium brunneum chromosome 1, complete sequence genomic window:
- the apdF_3 gene encoding Aspyridones efflux protein: protein MPPGREQPSSSPPVPNQSDAPSSLPLDSNTHDHPQGDIEQKPVNDTRPAHASPPADSPPPNGGYWAWMQVAAAFSIFFNTWGVLNTFGIFQTYYEGGTLFHESSSNISWIGSIQAYCVLIVGLVSGPVYDRGHLRLLLFAGSSLLVLGFMMLSLCRTYWQALLAQGFCIGIGAGCLFVPSLALLPTYFSTRIGLAVGIAASGSSLGGVVYPIVFYRLIGAVGFGWTVRTIGFIALATLVVPLYFAEMRVRPLRARAVLDRSAFTDGPYVFFVASTLVGFVGFYVVLFYVSYFSAATGIASSEMSFYLIPILNAVSMFGRILPNAVSDKTGPFNLFGPAAIICGVLTFCLIAVKSLGGMIAIVVLYGFFSGVFIAIPGVCFVRLTEDKSKLGTRIGMGFAAFGFGVLAGGPGGGGILGTDRSDLHWNSVWVYGGCTMTCSGVLLIVLRFWLSRGRLALKI, encoded by the exons ATGCCACCCGGGCGTGAGCAGCCCTCCAGTTCGCCCCCCGTCCCCAACCAGTCCGACGCGCCCTCCTCACTCCCTCTAGACTCGAACACACACGATCATCCGCAAGGCGACATTGAACAAAAGCCCGTCAATGACACCCGTCCCGCCCATGCCTCGCCGCCCGCCGACTCGCCACCCCCCAACGGCGGCTACTGGGCGTGGATGCaagtcgccgccgccttcagcatcttcttcaacacaTGGGGGGTCCTAAACACATTCGGCATCTTCCAGACCTACTACGAAGGCGGCACCCTCTTCCACGAGTCCTCGTCCAACATTTCCTGGATCGGCTCCATCCAAGCCTACTgcgtcctcatcgtcggcctcgtctccGGCCCCGTCTACGACCGCGGCCACCTCCGGCTGCTCCTGTTCGCGGGCTCGTcgctcctcgtcctcggcttCATGATGCTCAGCCTCTGCCGCACCTACTGGCAGGCCCTCCTCGCGCAGGGCTtctgcatcggcatcggcgccgGCTGCCTCTTCGTGCCGTCGCTGGCCCTCCTCCCGACATACTTTAGCACCCGGATCGGGCTGGCCGTGGGCATCGCCGCCTCGGGCTCCTcgctcggcggcgtcgtctaCCCCATTGTCTTTTATCGGCTgattggcgccgtcggcttCGGCTGGACCGTGAGGACGATTGGTTTTATTGCGCTGGCGACGCTGGTGGTCCCGCTGTACTTTGCTGAGATGCGCGTCAGGCCGCTGCGGGCGAGGGCCGTGCTGGACCGGTCTGCGTTTACGGACGGGCCGTATGTGTTTTTTGTGGCGAGCACGTTGGTTGGGTTTGTGGGCTTTTACGTCGTCTTGTTCTATGTTTCGTACTTTAGCGCCGCGACGGGCATTGCGTCGTCGGAGATGTCGTTTTATCTGATTCCGATTCTGAACGCCGTGTCCATGTTTGGCAGAATACTGCCGAATGCCGTGTCTGACAAGACGGGCCCGTTTAACT TGTTTGGCCCGGCGGCCATTATTTGCGGCGTCTTGACGTTTTGCCTCATCGCGGTCAAGAGCCTCGGCGGCATGATTGCCATTGTCGTTCTCTATGGCTTCTTCTCGGGCGTCTTCATCGCCATACCGGGCGTTTGCTTTGTCAGACTGACCGAGGACAAGAGCAAGCTCGGCACCCGTATCGGCATGGGGTTTGCTGCGTTTGGGTTTGGCGTTCTCGCCGGCGGCCCCGGAGGCGGTGGTATTCTAGGCACTGACCGGAGCGACCTGCACTGGAACTCGGTGTGGGTGTATGGAGGATGCACCATGACATGTTCTGGTGTTTTGCTGATTGTTTTGCGATTCTGGTTGTCGAGGGGGAGGCTTGCGCTGAAAATATAG
- the GOX_0 gene encoding Glucose oxidase has product MRLSPLHVCIGAFASAAGATTVTDNAAFASNKTFDFVIVGAGLSGITVANKLSGQGHSVLLVEAGPDGSWNPAIWDVESSVYPAVFCNWRYPVYDDAGNKLNSTIDAGACIGGSTSINGMVWYRPTKAEIDKLETLGNPGWNWDNLEPYMKAIERNHPPTADQVAQGAGYDPEVHGYHGQVNTSFPTPMRIPKAVQLYKKGLPLVFTGLEVGNDLSSRTSVVSASTSWTIWNDPVTGKHVRSSAADALLWAPDQQRTTLTVLANHTVAKVTFDKDLQATGVLFASSLTRDAGKLYTVKARKSVILSAGTLATPAILERSGVGGASVLSAANVAQMIDLPGVGVNLNDQPGSTTYAHMSENHQNDTSLVDGGKLFGPEISLVNIDEIWATDAHGVAESLTSPANLASRAEELVRAGGAVSIAGAESILNATIQLTVEARLPVAEFIAETYPAVFGAPFWPLTPLSRGHVHIRSADPFEVPVITPRFLTDQFDQQVAVAVARLSRALWASTAFEGFVDDAYYDPEIGPNGTDAEYLAWLKGTAGPASHWIGSTAMMPRHLGGVVDSRLRVYGARNLRVVDAGILPFQLTSHTMSTLYAVAQKAAQLILEDCN; this is encoded by the exons ATGCGCTTGTCCCCACTTCATGTCTGCATTGGAGCTTTTGCTTCCGCAGCGGGGGCAACCACAGTCACGGACAATGCGGCATTCGCCTCCAACAAGACGTTTGACTTTGTTATTGTCGGCGCTGGCCTGTCCGGAATTACCGTGGCCAACAAG CTCAGCGGCCAAGGTCATTCCGTGCTTCTGGTGGAAGCCGGCCCCGACGGCTCATGGAATCCAGCGATATGGGATGTAGAAAGCTCAGTGTACCCAGCCGTGTTTTGCAACTGGAGGTACCCCGTTTACGACGACGCCGGGAATAAACTCAACTCCACGATTGACGCCGGCGCTTGCATCGGCGGATCAACATCCA TCAATGGAATGGTATGGTACAGGCCAACCAAGGCAGAGATTGATAAGCTGGAGACGCTGGGCAATCCCGGGTGGAACTGGGACAATCTCGAGCCG TACATGAAAGCAATAGAGCGCAACCACCCCCCAACAGCCGACCAAGTCGCCCAAGGGGCCGGTTATGACCCAGAAGTGCACGGCTACCACGGCCAAGTCAACACTTCGTTTCCT ACGCCCATGCGTATTCCCAAGGCGGTACAGCTGTACAAGAAGGGCCTGCCTCTCGTGTTCACGGGGCTCGAGGTTGGTAACGACCTCTCCAGCCGCACCTCGGTGGTATCAGCGTCCACGTCCTGGACCATCTGGAACGATCCGGTGACGGGCAAACACGTGCGGTCTTCAGCTGCGGACGCCCTTCTCTGGGCGCCGGACCAGCAGAGGACAACCTTGACCGTGCTTGCCAACCACACCGTCGCCAAAGTCACCTTTGACAAAGACCTCCAGGCCACTGGGGTTCTTTTCGCAAGCAGCTTAACCAGAGACGCGGGAAAACTCTACACTGTCAAGGCTAGAAAATCCGTCATCCTCTCCGCGGGCACGTTGGCCACGCCGGCGATCCTGGAGCGCTCCGGGGTCGGCGGGGCAAGTGTCTTGTCGGCGGCCAACGTTGCACAGATGATTGATCTGCCGGGCGTGGGTGTGAACCTCAAT GACCAACCCGGGTCTACGACATATGCTCACATGTCCGAGAACCATCAGAATGACACCTCCCTGGTAGACGGTGGCAAGCTGTTTGGTCCAGAGATCTCTTTGGTCAATATTGACGAGATATGGGCTACTG ATGCGCACGGTGTCGCAGAATCTTTGACGTCGCCGGCAAATCTGGCCTCCCGGGCCGAGGAGCTCGTCCGTGCCGGCGGCGCGGTGAGcatcgccggcgccgagagTATCCTAAATGCCACGATACAGCTCACTGTCGAAGCGAGAC TGCCGGTTGCCGAGTTCATCGCCGAGACGTACCCagccgtctttggcgcccCTTTCTGGCCTCTGACGCCGCTGTCAAGGGGCCACGTACATATTCGTTCTGCGGATCCGTTCGAGGTCCCCGTCATTACGCCCCGGTTCCTCACGGACCAGTTTGACCAGCAGGTAGCGGTTGCAGTGGCACGACTTTCACGAGCGCTCTGGGCTAGTACGGCGTTTGAAGGGTTCGTAGACGACGCTTATTATGACCCTGAGATTGGGCCCAACGGTACCGACGCCGAGTATCTCGCGTGGTTGAAAGGGACGGCCGGGCCTGCTAGTCACTGGATTGGGtcgacggccatgatgccacggCATCTGGGCGGCGTGGTGGACTCTCGACTACG GGTGTATGGAGCCAGGAACCTCCgcgttgttgatgctggtaTCCTCCCGTTCCAACTTACCTCGCACACGATGTCGACTTTGTATGCTGTTGCTCAAAAAGCAGCCCAGCTCATCTTGGAGGACTGCAACTAG
- the gltA gene encoding Citrate synthase, with product MTVKTIPRPSLTVVDNRTGKSYELPIQHNSVLATDIKKIKAQSHTDRAEDETSQGLRVYDPAYMNTAVVQSKITYINGQDGILRYRGYPIEQLVNKSNFLESAFLLIYGELPTGSQLQSWQDEIMHHTYIHSDIEGMFKSFRYDSHPMSMMTSAFATLGAFAPEANPSLQGQKLYTDAATGDPAALQVLDKQILRIIGKAPTLAAASYRMRQGRPFNRPAQGLSYTGNFLYLLDNLSGHEYRPHPVLERALDALFIIHADHEVNCSTATVLQVGSSLVDPYSAVAAGCAALYGPSHGGASESAIRMLMEIGSPENVPAFMAKVEKRERVLVGFGHRVYKNVDPRSKAIRQLAEEVFEVTGRNKLLDTALALAKLAGESDFMRSRNLYPNVDFYSGLIYQAMGFPLDFYPVLFAVPRCVGWLAHWRQQMLNPSGVKIWRPRQLYLGEGQRDYVQAERRGQKTGAGVFDAPCQVSHGGDSKRNKLATYRDERGEILKPKL from the exons ATGACGGTCAAGACCATCCCCCGTCCATCGCTCACGGTGGTGGATAACCGCACCGGCAAAAGCTATGAGCTTCCCATCCAGCACAACTCGGTCTTGGCCACCGACATCAAGAAGATCAAGGCGCAGTCGCACACCGACCGTGCCGAGGATGAGACCAGCCAGGGCCTCCGAGTCTACGACCCGGCTTACATGAACACAGCCGTCGTCCAGAGCAAAATCACCTACATTAATGGCCAGGATGGCATCCTCCGATACCGAGGGTACCCTATCGAGCAGCTCGTCAACAAGAGCAACTTCCTCGAATCCGCATTCCTGCTCATCTACGGCGAGCTGCCGACCGGCTCGCAGCTCCAGAGCTGGCAAGATGAGATCATGCACCACACGTATATCCACAGCGACATTGAGGGCATGTTCAAGTCCTTCCGTTATGACTCTCACCCCATGTCCATGATGACCTCTGCCTTTGCCACCCTGGGCGCCTTTGCCCCAGAAGCGAACCCATCCCTGCAAGGCCAGAAACTCTACACGGATGCCGCCACGGGCGATCCCGCCGCCCTCCAGGTCCTCGACAAGCAGATTCTCCGCATCATCGGCAAGGCGCCCacgctcgccgccgcatcgTACCGCATGCGACAGGGCCGGCCCTTCAACCGGCCCGCCCAGGGCTTGTCCTACACAGGCAACTTTCTCTACCTGCTCGACAACCTCTCCGGACACGAGTACCGCCCGCACCCCGTGCTCGAGAGggccctcgacgccctgtTCATCATCCACGCCGACCACGAAGTCAACTGCTCCACGGCAACCGTCCTCCAGGTCGGGAGCTCGTTGGTCGACCCGTAcagcgccgttgccgccgggTGTGCTGCGCTCTACGGCCCGTCCCACGGCGGCGCCTCGGAGAGCGCCATACGCATGCTCATGGAGATTGGGTCTCCCGAGAACGTGCCCGCCttcatggccaaggtggaGAAGCGGGAGCgcgtcctcgtcggcttcGGCCACCGCGTGTACAAGAACGTGGACCCGCGGTCAAAGGCTATTCGGCAGCTTGCAGAGGAGGTCTTTGAGGTGACTGGCCGCaacaagctcctcgacaCGGCGCTGGCTCTTGCTAAGCTTGCTGGGGAGAGCGACTTTATGCGCAGCCGAAACCTGTATCCCAACGTGGACTTTTACTCGGGCCTCATCTATCAGGCCATGGGATTCCCGCTAGA CTTTTACCCCGTCCTGTTCGCAGTGCCCCGGTGTGTTGGCTGGTTGGCGCACTGGCGCCAGCAGATGCTGAACCCGTCGGGCGTCAAGATCTGGCGCCCGAGGCAGCTGTATCTCGGCGAGGGGCAGAGAGACTACGTCCAAGCGGAGAGACGAGGGCAAAAGACGGGCGCTGGAGTGTTCGACGCCCCCTGTCAAGTCAGCCACGGCGGAGACAGCAAGAGGAACAAACTTGCTACTTATAGGGATGAAAGGGGTGAAATTCTCAAGCCGAAGTTATAG